A stretch of the Defluviitalea raffinosedens genome encodes the following:
- a CDS encoding CoA-disulfide reductase translates to MKVIIIGGVAAGMSAASKIKRVDKNAEVIVYEKGDFLSYGACGLPYYVGGFNDDYTKMIARTKEQFESIGIHAHTNHEVIKVVPGEKKVLVRNHITGDIFIDTYDKLMIATGAKAVKPPIEGIHLKGVYQLKTLEDGIWLKKAAQDESIKKVVIVGGGYIGIETADAFLNLGKEVTIIEFANRILMPFDEEIVKIALEELMHHGVNIRTGEKVVGLKGTDRVRTVVTDQGEYEADLVVLSIGVRPATDFLRDTGINMAPNGAIIVDREMRTSLPDVWAAGDCALVYHKQFKDNVYLPLGTVANKCGRIAGANILGAHQKFTGALGSTAIKVCNIEMGRTGFSENDAKKLGMNYKTVIVNAYDHPGYYPGQTPITIKLIYETGTKKLLGAQAAGQKGAVLRIDSFAIAIHNQMTTDELGMLDLVYAPPFAGVWDPIHIACNAAK, encoded by the coding sequence ATGAAAGTCATAATAATCGGTGGAGTTGCTGCTGGAATGTCTGCAGCTTCTAAAATAAAAAGGGTAGATAAAAACGCTGAAGTTATTGTTTATGAAAAGGGCGATTTTTTGTCCTATGGTGCATGTGGTCTACCTTATTATGTTGGTGGATTCAACGATGACTATACTAAGATGATCGCAAGAACAAAAGAGCAATTTGAAAGTATAGGAATTCATGCGCACACCAATCATGAAGTGATCAAGGTTGTGCCAGGAGAAAAAAAAGTTCTTGTAAGAAATCATATTACAGGCGATATTTTTATAGATACTTATGACAAGTTAATGATTGCCACAGGGGCGAAAGCGGTTAAACCACCGATTGAAGGAATTCATTTAAAGGGGGTTTATCAGCTTAAGACATTAGAAGATGGTATTTGGCTTAAGAAGGCAGCACAGGATGAAAGTATAAAGAAAGTAGTAATCGTTGGCGGAGGATATATAGGGATTGAAACTGCAGACGCATTTTTAAATCTTGGCAAAGAAGTAACGATTATCGAATTTGCCAATAGAATTCTGATGCCTTTTGATGAAGAAATAGTAAAGATTGCATTAGAAGAATTAATGCATCATGGAGTAAATATTAGAACGGGCGAAAAGGTTGTTGGATTAAAAGGAACAGATCGTGTCAGAACCGTCGTTACCGATCAAGGTGAGTATGAAGCAGATCTTGTAGTTTTATCCATAGGTGTTAGGCCGGCCACAGATTTTCTACGGGATACAGGAATTAATATGGCACCTAATGGGGCCATTATAGTGGACAGGGAAATGAGAACTTCCCTTCCTGATGTATGGGCTGCCGGGGACTGTGCTTTGGTTTATCATAAACAGTTCAAAGATAATGTATATTTACCGCTTGGTACAGTGGCCAATAAATGTGGTAGAATTGCTGGAGCAAATATTTTAGGCGCCCACCAGAAGTTTACAGGAGCCCTAGGCTCAACAGCAATTAAAGTATGCAATATCGAAATGGGAAGAACTGGATTTTCGGAAAATGACGCCAAAAAACTGGGAATGAATTATAAAACCGTCATTGTCAATGCCTATGACCATCCGGGCTACTATCCAGGACAAACACCGATTACAATCAAACTGATTTATGAGACAGGCACTAAAAAACTTTTGGGTGCTCAGGCTGCAGGGCAAAAAGGAGCAGTTTTACGTATCGACAGTTTTGCCATAGCGATTCATAATCAAATGACTACGGATGAATTAGGGATGCTGGACTTAGTCTATGCACCACCTTTTGCAGGGGTATGGGATCCTATCCACATTGCTTGTAATGCTGCAAAATAG
- a CDS encoding CoA transferase subunit A, translated as MSKLMTIKDAVNLIKDGDILGIGGNVLHRAPMALVREIIRAQKKHLKIVKTAGAMDIDMLCLGECVDSVDAGFVSYESEFALANHYRKAVQNGIVKANEHACYTVISALRASSYGIPFMPVRGLVAGDLIEVNDYFTRINNPFGDEKVTVVKAITPDVAIIHAQEADEEGNVRILGPQFEDILLAKASKKVIASVERIVPGSKFAQPGENADIPYFLVSGIVHIPQGASPCSCHGCYDIDRNSIKAFKDLTDKSKLADYLFSYESKDRGHYNG; from the coding sequence ATGAGCAAATTGATGACAATTAAAGATGCAGTAAATCTGATTAAAGACGGAGATATCTTGGGGATTGGCGGAAATGTCCTGCACAGAGCACCCATGGCATTAGTAAGAGAGATCATAAGAGCACAGAAGAAGCATCTTAAGATCGTTAAAACTGCAGGAGCCATGGATATAGATATGCTTTGTTTAGGAGAATGTGTTGACAGTGTAGATGCAGGCTTTGTGAGCTACGAAAGTGAGTTTGCTCTGGCAAACCATTACAGAAAAGCGGTTCAAAATGGAATCGTTAAGGCCAATGAACATGCCTGTTATACAGTCATTTCCGCTTTGAGGGCATCATCCTATGGGATCCCTTTTATGCCGGTAAGAGGCTTGGTTGCCGGAGATCTTATAGAAGTTAATGATTATTTTACAAGGATCAATAATCCTTTTGGGGATGAAAAAGTAACAGTAGTAAAAGCGATTACCCCAGATGTTGCAATCATTCATGCCCAGGAAGCAGATGAAGAAGGGAATGTAAGAATACTGGGACCGCAATTTGAGGATATATTGCTTGCCAAAGCATCTAAAAAAGTGATTGCATCGGTAGAAAGAATTGTGCCTGGTTCAAAGTTTGCCCAGCCAGGGGAAAATGCGGATATTCCATATTTCCTTGTGTCCGGGATTGTACATATCCCACAGGGAGCAAGTCCCTGTTCCTGTCATGGCTGTTATGATATAGACAGAAACTCTATAAAAGCGTTTAAAGACCTAACAGACAAATCTAAGCTGGCAGACTATCTATTTTCTTATGAAAGCAAAGACAGGGGGCATTACAATGGATAA